The genomic DNA atatttaaaacttgtgTAACCTTAACTTATTGATGGGTGGCTGGGACCGACTCCGGCTTCTCTTTCTATGTGAATAATTaaggttttttttatgtttgtttggaaaggtttttattagttttaggagttggtttgattttgagtttatttttatgtttgtttttgtttaattaagatttaattattgaaatgaatttttactttatattataatctaagtattataatgttaattaatattcaatttaataaagcaaatcattatatttaatattttttattttttaatcattatattttttaaatatataaatattgattttttagatcatattttaataataaaacataaaccaTAAATTTATATTGGTTAAAAGTTGTtcttgatatttaatttataataaagtattattattattattaaaaaaaattattaaatatttattgtgTATATAAAGACCTTATTTTAtctaagataaaaatatatataattgacttTTGATAATAAGTTTactaaactaaattatataacaaattatttagtttcatataaaaaaaattactttcaaCTACATAATACACTCTCTTGATTGAGAATAACAATTAAATgtctcttaaaatatttataaaaataataatatattttaaaaaattgaatgaaattttattataatgaattataaataaaaattgtaaagattctttttcattttaactAGATTgacctatttttattttcataaaatttaatttttaaaagttgtattgtattgttataaataatataataaatataaaattaatatacatatcaACCAAATTTAgagatttataaattaaaaatcagtTTTCAATTACACTTATTCATATCGAATTTAACAACGTATCGAAAAGTCATTTCTCGGTTTCTCAGTAGACTCAACTCGATCTAGCTCTAGCTTCAGACCCACAtatgttttcaaacaaaaaccaaattaaataaacagaTTAAAATGAtcctataataaaattaatactcATACTGTTACGCCCTACTTTCATGCCCTTAAATCAACGTGATTTCGAACATAAATGCGAAAGCACTAGGGTGCCTATTTGACACGATCATTGAAAAGGTTGATATAAAAGTCGGTCCTACAGTCTtggtccctcctcccacacacaTCTCCGGAAAAATGCTCCACTCCAAATCTTACTTCACCTGTCATAAAATTCGTTGGCTGGATTCCTACACTACACAAACATAGTGAGTCTAGGGACCCAACAAGTATTTAATTGAAGACATTCATTAGGCATTGCATCCATGAGTGTTTTTAAGGGTATCTCATCAGTCAATCATGTATAGTTGCATACTTGAGCCATATTTGGGACCCTTAGCCCGGAGAGCTGATCCTCCAAGGTAGGCATCCATACGTATATTCCACCAGCCATATTTTGGGAGCATCAGACCACTAGAGCTCATCCTGGTAGCCATCCTCCCGTATCCGTCAATTCGTTCATGATTATCTCTTAGATTCCATAACCCTTAACTTAAAACTTCATTCTTTAGAAAACCatggacttgcaatgaaaacatgctttgaaaaccatatgcatcgtttatattaatacatgaataaatagcaCTGTGTGGGTTTATAAATCAGTAGAAAAGAGTACTTGCCAGATAATTCCTTGTTTGCGGaatcatcggtcggaccacCCGGTCTTGGGTTCCATCATCCACGGTCCTAGATCTCTGTCAGGGCCGTAGATTCCTCAGTCTAGAAAAGCTCATTTTGAAACGTGACACATACTGTCAAAAGTATTAGTACATGCAGTATTATTGCATGTGAAGTTGTTACAATGCATTTAAATAACCATGGCCTTAAAAGACTATGTCCACAAGGTACATCTGGCAACTATAGGCCACTATGACTATTCAAAGAAGACACTTACATGTGCACAAAACCATGGCCTTAAAAGACTATGTCCACAAGGTACATCTTACAACTATGGGCCACTATAACTATTCAAAGAAGACACTTACATGTGCACAAATGTTGGCACGATGATAAGTCTTATACATAGTTGAGATGTATTATGACATTTGTTGTGAACGTCAGCACTTGAGAATTcgttacataatttatttattggtaAAGTCATgcctaaaattaatttgaattaattctGATTTAAACACTATACCTTACTCTTAATTGAAGAACATGACATTATACCAATTCTGATGATTAAATTTGAAAGTTCTTAATAGTTAAGAAAGTTCTTTATTTGGACTTTGATTAAGACGTTtctgaaataaatatatatgttgatgacatagCAAAATATATACAATCATTTTGACGACGCATTTGTTAGCATAATAGATTTTGGAGGATATTTACCAATATTCGGTTCCTATTAGATAAGGTAAGCtttaactattaaaattatctaaattttaataaaaaaagaaaaaagaaaatgatatatatGATATAGCTAAGAGagatttctattattattttcatacgAAATTATGTGAGCTAGGCCTAGAGAGTTTGTGTGAActacattttttatttgtaaaacaaaaaaagTTCTTACAATTTAAACATTACACTAAATCTGttatatctatttaattataGTGTAAATTTACAAACCCAATTGCTTACAtgataataaattgatatttgaatgTATTGAATTGAAAGACTTTAGGTTgatttgtatattagaaaagatatttattttaacaaaaagcATATTAACTACTAAGCTATATAAACGTAAATAATGTGAATAAGATTGAATATATTatgttgtaaataaaaataaaatagaaagatGATGGAATTGggtgagataaaaaaaaaatactcaaatttgtatttgtatGCATATAAATGTTAATGAGTATAAATCTCGTATATTTGTAcgaataagaataaatataaaatattatttatttaaatatattagataaaatttatattattcaaatttaattaattttaaattagttgtAGTGAGTAagaattaagtttaattttaaacttaatattaatatatattttatccattCGGCACCCACTTAACCCTTCAATTAActttaatcttgtgactcacactttttcatatatattttttatttcctcGGCAAATCACCCACCAATTTTAGTCGATCTTAATTGATGACACACATTTtatatctcgtcaaactcaaccattaACCCTCTAATTGACCCTCaccttgtgactcacactttttcatatgtctctttatccttTCGGTAAACCGCCCACTAACCCTAATCTTACGACTCACACATTTTCATATGCCTTTATCCCTCGAAAAATCAAtcatcaatcttagtcaaccgctctcttttactctcacttcaacaaatcaacaaccaatctcaattaATCATAGACCtattatccaacgtcaaaccaaccactaattcccgacctcacactcgataaaccacccatcacccgacctccatctcgtgacctcacattttgaAATGCTCGTCATACTCAACCATTAACCCTCCAATTGACctttatcttgtgactcacactttttcatatgtctctgtatcccctcggcaaaccacctaCTAATCCTAATCTTGTGActtacactttttcatatgcctctatcCCTCGATAAACTACtcatcaatcttagtcaacctctctcttttactctcacttcaacaaatcaacaaccaatctcaattgatcacagacctcttatccaacgtcaaaacaaccactaattcccgacctcacactcgacaaaccacccatcacccgacctccatctcgtgacctcacgctttcaaatgctcgtcataccaaaccctaattccgacctcacactaaCAAACCACCCaacacccgacctccatctcgtgatctcaaactttcaaatgctcgtcaaaccaaccactaattccgacctcacactttgagATGTCTATCATTTGTGTACAAGTTGcaccaccatatattatagtcaaaaatacaatcttgaaaatataagtttgcatgttttgggattcgaacATTGTTCTTAAGCATGAAATGTAAACATTTAAACCGATataccacttatgattgttaaaataattttattattttgtatatataaatatatttcattaccctatatcatctaaaaaaaattatctatattaatattaattcaagatataaacaattttttttagttataaatgCACCAAActtatagttttatatttatttattatatatatatatatatcacttatgattgttaaaataattttattattttgtgtattgaAATTTACTCGTGTTAAAATGTTTTCACAAAATCTATCCGGATTAgcattataataatacaatcaAACAAGGTAAACCAACAAAGTAAATCAAGTTTACTGTCAATATAACCTTTTAGTGATTGACAACTATCAATAACGACGATATTTATTGACGGGAAAATATCGTCGTTATTGTCGAAATCAtaccaaatatatttataacttgtTATCAAACTTAGAATGTTTGTTATTTCCCTTAATTTGACAAATTAAAGATAATGAGAAGACAATGTAGTAATTTGAGATTAAGAGTTATCAATTCTTGacatttaaaaactttaaataattatgtttgagCAACTTTGTGCAAATTAGTTATACTtttataatgttaaataaaaaaataaatgatttaaaccTATATactgttattttaattttaaatttgaaagcaAGAACAAACCTACCGAAATGATTccattttaactttatatttatatatagcaatggaaaacaaaatttaattaagaaatagagtaggaaagaggaaaaaaatatcTAACATGAATTATATACCGGATGACATATATTAACGTGGTGTTGATTGactttaagtattattatatatatatggaatataaTCACTgttttcataatataattaaatttattagaatataataatttaagaaaattagaTTATTGGTTTTAGGGTTGGACAATTCATCTCTAccttattttaattacaaaatatgatatataagtTAATGAAACCAACATTATTGACATTAATaggaaatatataaaatatagagaTTACAACTTTATTAGCATTCCAACATTCCAACAttccaaaatttattaataaagaaatatctttatttatttttattaaatctagGATCGATCAAGCATAAGCAACGATCAGATTGAACGGCTGGAATGCAATGAACAGTGTATCGAGAAAAGCCAGCTTTGTTGAGAACATCTTCCCATTGTTTTAGTGTCCTTTCTTTTCCGGTTTCAGTATGAGCCATCATCACCATATCCAACATGAGCCTCACATACTCAAGATCGTCTTCTTCCTTCACCTTCTCTTCCGCTTCCTCGACTCCGACTCCGTCTTCTTTAAGTAACGCCTCAACTATTATCACCTTTCCTTTGCCTTTCGGAAGAGCATCTTTACAATTCTTCAAGATCTTGATGCAATCTTCATCTCCCCAGTCATGCAGAGTCCACTAGAAGATAGGCAATGGAAATTGATGGCTTAAAATTTAACACAAGTAATAATTGAAACTTTTAATGATGGAAAATAATGTATGTAGAAATTGATGGCATACCAACTACCATATTAGTGAAGATGGGCTCGTTTCGGTAGCGATTTTAcattttgtcaaaataattaaaataattctatttgttaaaaaagtgtgataaaaaaaattgtagcaTTATCTAAGGGTttgtacaaaataaaattacttttttccTTGACATTTACTTTAAGATGTTACATCTAATTTATTCATACTTTTTATaccaacataaataaaattagttttttcaaaATTGACTATGATTGATTGTGACgatgattattaatattttgttcacCTTCATGAAAATTGCATCAGCTTTTGGAATCATTTTGAACATGTCCCCGCCAACATGTTCAACACCAACACATTCTTTTGCGACGGAAACAACATGTGGAAGATCAAAATTAATGCCACGAATCCACGGAAAAGCCTCCACCAGCAAATTCATCGTCGTGCCATTCCCTCCACCGACATCCACAACCGACTCCAATCCTTGGAAAACCTCCGGACATCCTCGAATAATAGCTGGCACCGTCAGCCTGGCATCACACGCCATTGCATCGTTGATCATCTTGATACGGTCTGCATTTGCCTCAGTATAGCTCCATACATCCTTGCCGTTGGATACTTCAAACGCGTGGGATTTGCAGTCAGTTAGGACACTTTTGCTTAGTCCCAACCAGGGTGCCAACATAAAAGGGCTGCTCTGCAACCGAATGAATGAGGCCATGCTTTTGTTATGGTTTCTCACGAGGAGACGAGAAATAGGAGTTGGGACATAACCCTTTGATTTGGAGCCATCAATTTCTATGGGCTCTTCGCGAAAGATGCGACGATTGACTAAATATCGCATGATGCGGTGGAGGGTGGAAGGGGGACATCCGACGGCTGAGGATAGATCGGAGAGAGTCATGGGGCTATCGGCCACATGGTTTTCAAGGATGTCGGGTATGTCAAGATCAATGGCGCAACGAATTACTGCCATGTCTGCGAAGCCGA from Impatiens glandulifera chromosome 9, dImpGla2.1, whole genome shotgun sequence includes the following:
- the LOC124915579 gene encoding acetylserotonin O-methyltransferase-like, with product MAKRNEEEANAQVNIWNYVFGFADMAVIRCAIDLDIPDILENHVADSPMTLSDLSSAVGCPPSTLHRIMRYLVNRRIFREEPIEIDGSKSKGYVPTPISRLLVRNHNKSMASFIRLQSSPFMLAPWLGLSKSVLTDCKSHAFEVSNGKDVWSYTEANADRIKMINDAMACDARLTVPAIIRGCPEVFQGLESVVDVGGGNGTTMNLLVEAFPWIRGINFDLPHVVSVAKECVGVEHVGGDMFKMIPKADAIFMKWTLHDWGDEDCIKILKNCKDALPKGKGKVIIVEALLKEDGVGVEEAEEKVKEEDDLEYVRLMLDMVMMAHTETGKERTLKQWEDVLNKAGFSRYTVHCIPAVQSDRCLCLIDPRFNKNK